In bacterium, the sequence CCAGCTCGGCCAGGCTGTCCCGGTTGACCACCAGGGACCTTATCTCCGGCGCCAGGGCCGGAAAATCATCCGAGCAACCTGTTATATTCAGGTTTTCATCGAGGTACAGCTCGCAAATGCCGAGGCTGTTACGGTAAGTGGCCAACTGAAGGCTCAGCCGGTCGCGCGCGGCCTGTACGAGCTGAAGGCGGGTCTGCAGCGAGGCCAACTCGGACTCCAGGGTCGCCTGCCGGCTCACAGCCGGCGGGCCTTGGAGGCTTTTCTTTCTGGAACCTGGCAAGAGCCGCTCCATCCAAAACGGGGTTTTCGGCTGACATCTTACGTTCATTCACGTAAAGATATTAGCACAAAAACCCCGTTCAAGGCAATACATTACTTTCAATGCACCGTTTTCACACCCACATGCAGACAGCCCTCTCCGGCAGGTTGACCGGTCACCGGCTGACTGTCCAAATACAGGGCGGTCCGGTCAGAAAGCGTCCGGACCGTGGCCTCGCCCGGCGTGGGGGCGTCGCCCTGGCGGCTCTCCAGCTTGCCGGAAACCCAGATCTGGACGCCATCCGCCGAAACACTGGCCGTGCGGCCGGAGCGGGCCAGGTCGCTGCCGTTCCAGGCCAGAGCGCCGCCCTCGCCCAGGACATAGCCCCTCACCGCGCCGTCCGTGCCCACCCGCACCAGTCCCAGGTAGCCCTGCAGCCGCATCCCGCCGCAGGTGATCTCCGGCGCGGGCCCATCCAGCGAGTCCTCGGGCTGCCAGAGCAGAAGGTCGCTGAACCCCTCGCCCTCCACGGTCAGGCTCACTGCGCGCGGGTTGCCTGTGACCGCCGGGCCGGCCTTGACCGTGGGTTGCGGTGCGCCCTTGGCCCAGGCCGCTGCCAGGGCCACGTAGCGCACCCGGCTGCCGTTCTGGTGCACCTTGATCAGGCCCAGATCATTGCTGCGGCGCTTTCCCGGGCTGACCACCCGGCTGAAACCGAGCGCTGGCCGGGCCGGTTCGAGGAGCGTGATCGAGCAGTCGGCATTCTGTCCGTGGAGCAGGACCGGGTCGGCCGCGGCGCCCGTGCCGCTCACTGTGCTGTCGGGGCAGAACCACTGCCAGTCGTAAGCGTGGCGGCCGGTGCTCTGCTGGATGTCATCGGTCACCAGCAGGTAGGGCGCGGCGCCCTGCTTGACGAACAGGACCGCGCGGTCGGCGCGCAACGCCGGGCAGCTTCCCGGCACCGAGTTGTCGTGGTAGGAGTTGCGGGCATCCCCGCGGGCGTAGTCGGCGAAATGCCCCAGGCCCAGGCCCACCATCAGCCCGCCGGTGGAGCAGTCATCCCCGGCCGACCCGGGCCGGTCGTGGGCCGGCCACCCGCCTCCGTCCACGATCACGATGTTGTGCTCCTTGTCCGCGCCGTGGTCGGGGTCGGAATAGCTGTATATATTGCGGTGCGTGCCGAACTCATCCCCGAACGCGTGGAACAGGAACGTGTTGTGGTCGTAGTGCTGGTGGTTGGCCCCGGTGTAGCGGGTGACGAAAGCGAAGAAATGGGCGCGCTCGTTGTCCCATTCCGAGCGGGAGAAAATGTACCCGGCGCGGAACGGGGCGATCTCGAAATAACAGGAGGTCGGCCAGCCGGCCTGCCCCGGGCTGACCGCGGCCAGGCTGTCCGGCCACCAGAGGAACGTCATCAGGGGGTCAAGACGCTTGCGGTCGGTGTATTTCTCGAAAGTCCAGAGCGCAGCCGAGTCCTGCATCTCGCCGATGCCCAGCATATAGGAGCCGACAAACACCCGGCGACCGTACTCGGTGTTGTCGCCCACCGGGGCGCAGCCGCCCTGGGGCAGCCACTGGAACACCTGATAGTGCATGGCGTTGATCGCGCCGCTGCCGTGCACGATGTCCTCCCCGCCGGTGCGGCGCAGCGCCTCGCCGAACTCCAGGGCGTTGCGGGTGTACTGGGCGTAGCAGGGGCCCTCGTAGCAGATGCCGTTGGCGCGCCAGGCGGTAGGGAAATAGTTGTCCCGGATGCGCTGGGTGCAGCTTTCGAACCATTTGCCGAAATCCGGGTGCGTGGCCTCGCCGCGGATCGCGGTGCACAGAAGCCCCAGCGCCCCGACCGGGATCGCCCCGCAGTTGTAGGAGGCATCCCGCCACCACCAGGATTCCGTGTGGTCGTAGAGGGCCTGGCACCAGAGTTCGAGCTTGGGCAGGGCCTCGGCGCGCTCCTCGGCGGTCATAGCCTCGTACAGCCAGTCCCAGGCGCAGGCGAAAGCCAGGGGCCAGTTCTCGGTCTCGAAGAAATCGTCGTTCACTTTCTTGTAGTACTCGACCGGGTCGGTGCTGCGCAGCACCTGCATGAAAGTATCGATGGCCGCGCGGGCGTCGGCCTTCTCCCCACTGACCTGGTAGAGAAGGGCCATGGCGCGCAGGCGATGGGCTTCCCAGGCCCCCTCGAAACGCACCGTGGAGTCGGAGTGGGCCAGGCTGACAATTTTCTGCCAGGCCTCGCCGGGAAGGCCCTCGGCCTTGGCGCGCTCGCGCAGGGCGGTCAGCTCCTGCTTCGAGAAGATAATCCCGGGGTGCGTCCCCGGCGGCACGACCACATAGGCGTGGCCGCCGGCCCGGGCCGGTGCTCCCGGCGCGGCGCTTCGCCCGCAGGAGACGGCCAGCCCGGCAAGCAACAGGCAGAGTGTGGACCGAAATGCGATTCTAAGCCGTGACATCCTCTTTCCTCTCTCCTCAGGTAAGCGTTTCGCAATCGTCCCGGAATATCTATTTCTCGTAGGCCGCCTGGCGCGAGTTGATCGCGCGCAGCACCGCGCTGTCGAACTTGGGCTTGCGCTCGTAGGTGTAGATCCCGTTCACCTCCTGCTCGATGTCGTAGAGCTGGGTGAAACAGAAACCGAACATTTTCGGGTTGTCCAGCAGGGCGTCGGTCAGGCCGCGGTAGCGCTGGAGGTACTCCTCCACACTCCTGGGCCGGCCTCCGTAGCCCCAGGCCGGTCCGCCCGCCTGGCCGGGGTTCCACCAGATGCCGCCGTACTCGTCCACGATGTAGGGCTGGCCGGCATAGGGAGCGTCATGCTCCGGGTCGAAACGCCAGGGCTCGCCGCCGGCGCGGAAAGGCTCGAAAAAGGCGGCGAACTTGGCCGGGTCGCCCTCGTAGTTGTGCACGCTGTAGATGTCGGTCTGGACGTGGCGGAAACCGCTGACATCGTGGACCGGTCGGGTGGGATCGAGGGCCTTGGTCGCGAGGTAGACCGTGCGCAGCAGCCAGGGGTCGGTGTCGCGCGGGGTCTCGTTGAACGGGGTCCACATCACGATGGAGGGATGGTTGAAATCCCGTTCCAGCTCGGTGAGCCACTCGGGCAGCACGCGCTCGAGGGTGGCCGGGCTGGCGTGGTCGATCCCCCAGTTGGGGAACTCGCCCCAGCAGAGGTAGCCCAGACGGTCGGCCCAGTAGAGGAAACGCGGCTCGAACACTTTCTGGTGCAGCCTCGCGCCGTTGAACCCCACGGCCTGCGACAGCTCGATGTCACGCTTCAAGTCCGCGTCCGTGGGCGCGGTGTAGATACCCTCCGGGTAAAAACCCTGGTCCAGCACCAGGCGTTGGAAGACTTTCTTCCCGTTGAGCAGCACATTGATCCCCTCGACCGTCACCTCGCGCATCCCGAAATAGCTTTTCACCCGGTCGACAACTTTCCCGTCCTGCTCCAGCGTGAGTTCCAGGTCATAGAGGAACGGGTCGCTTATCTGCCAGAGACGGGGCTTGGGGATTTTTACGCTGAAAGGCGCACCCTGGCCGGCCGGGACAACCGCCTCGCCCACTTTCTTTCCCCCGGCCGAGACAACCGCCTTGAGGCGCAGGCCGGGCGTGGGGTCCACCACGCTGGCGTTGAAAAGCGCCGCGCCCGCGGTGAGGTCGGGGTAGACGCGGAAGCTTTTCACGTAGGAGCGGCCCACCGCCTCCAGCCAGACTGTCTGCCAGATGCCGGTGGTGCGGGTGTAGCTGCAGCCGGCCGAGAAATATTCCGGGCACTGCTTGCCCGCGGGCTGGACCCCGGCGCGCAGGTCATCCGTGCAGCACACGACCAGCACACCTCTGCCGGGCTTGACCTTGCCGGTCAACTCGAAGACAAACGGGGTGTATCCGCCGCGGTGATCGCCCACCGGCTCGCCGTCCAGCCAGACTTTCGTCTCGTAGTCCGCGGCCCCGAAATGCAGCAGCACTCGCCTGCCCTGCCAGGCTTCGGGGATTTCCAAGGTCCGGCGGTACCAGACACTGCTCATGAAATCGACATTGGCGATCCCGGACAGACGGCTTTCCGGGCAGAACGGCACGTTGATCGTTTTCGAGAAAGCCGCCCCGGCATTCTGCAGGCCGCGCGCTTCGCCGGAAACCCCCGGGTCGAGCTCGAACTCCCAGGGGCCGTTGAGGTTAATCCAGTCGGCGCGTTCGAGCTGCGGCTCGGGGTGCTCGGGACGGGGGATGTCGGCGCAGCGCAGGGCCGTGGCCGCGGCAAAAAGGCCCAGGCAGGCCAGGGTGAGGGAAACTGACAGCAAACGGTGGAATGAACCAGGTCTGATCACAGTCGGCCTCCGGAAGAATTGGTAGTCGTATCGATGATTGCGACGTCAGGCAGGGATGACAGAAGAATAAACCGGTCCGGGCGGAATGAAAAGCAAAAAAGAGGCGGCCGGGACCATGGTGCGACAGTCCCGGCCGCAAGTTGAAAAGCCAAGCCACACGACAATTCAGGCGAGCACGGTCTCGGGCAGGAACGGACGGCCCTCGGCCAGGGCGGCCAGGTTCTGCACGGTCACGCGGGTGATCTCGGCCAGCGCCTCCTGGGTCAGGAAACCCTGGTGCGAGGTGATCAGCACGTTGGGGAAAGTGAGCAGGCGCGCCAGCTCGTCATCCTCCAGCACCTCGCCGCTCAGGTCCTCGAAGAACACGCCCTCCTCCTCCTCGTAGACATCCAGGCCCACGCCGCCGATCTGCCCGGTCTTGAGGCCGCGGATCAGGGCGCGCGTGTTGATCAGCTTGCCCCGGCTGGTGTTGATGATGTACACCCCGCGCTTCATCAGGCCGATCGTGCGGTCGCCTATCAGGTGGTGGGTCTCGGGCGTGAGCGGGGTGTGCAGGGAGAGCACGTCCGCCTGGGCCAGGATTTCATCCAGCGGGGCGAAAGACACCCCGCACCCGGCGGCCCATTTCTCGTCCGGATAGGCATCCCAGGCCAGCACGCGCGAGTCGAAGCCGCGAAAAATCCGGGCCGCGATCCGCCCGATCTTGCCCGCACCCAGGATGCCGACAGTCTTGCCGCAGAGGTCGAACCCCACCATCCCGTTGAGCGAGAAATTCAGCTCGCGCACACGGTTGAACGCCCGGTGGATCTTGCGGTTCAGGCAGAGCAGAAGGGCCACCGTGTGCTCGGCCACCGCGTTGGGCGAGTAGGCCGGCACGCGCACCACCGGCAGGCCGATCTCGGCGGCGTGCTTGAGGTCGACATTGTTGAACCCGGCGCAGCGCAGGGCCACCAGGCGCACGCCCTCGCGTTTCAGGCAATCCAGGCAGCGGCTGTCCACCCGGTCGTTCACGAACACGCAGACCGCATCCGCCCCGTTCGCCGCGGGCGCGCTCTCGCAGCTCAGACGCATTTCGAGGAAGCGCCATTCGATCTGCGTCTCTTTTTCAAAATTTCGCTTGTCGTAGGGTCGTGTGTCAAAAAACGCCACTTTCATCCCAGCCTCCAGTCATTCACTCGGTATCCCTGTCCAAAAATCGGGTGCGCCGCGGGAGCGAAGCCCGCAGCATCGCTATAAGCATACTGAAACGGTTCCCTCGGAGCAAGCCCGCAGGACAGCTTGAGATTATTCTTGCATTTCGGGGCAATCAATGCTACACATTATTTATTACAAAATGCTCCCAATCCCGGGCGGCTGAAACTCCGTCTTAAATCCAGTCGATTCCAGCCGGATGATCCCGGAAGCGGAGTATCTTCGTTCCATTCCCCTGCTCCAACGAAGCGAAAACGGAACAAGCCGGGAGGTTGTCATGTCGAGACGGTTGAGCGGTTGGGCGTCAACTCTGTTGATTCTGTCCCTGGTCCTTTGCCTGGGCTCCCCGCTCCAGGCCGCCTGCTCGGGAACGAGAGGGCGCACGGTCACGGCATTGGCCACATGCGGCTCGGGAACCTGCACCTGCACCAATTGCACCTGCACCGGCTGCACCAACACCGCTTGCCTGACAAAGAGCGGCACCCTGAATGTCAGCCTGTCGCCGTCCCTTCTTTCCCTTCTGGACAAGATGCCCCGCCTGCGCGCGGTGCTGCAGGGCCTGCTGTCCATCGTCACTCCGCAGACACTGCTGGCCGACGCCGATGACGTGGCCGCCACGGCGACCTGCACCGGCACTTGCAGCGGCACCTGCACCGGGACCTGTAGTGGCACCTGCGGCGGATCGGGTTCCGGCTCGTGCAGCGGCAGCGGCGCAGGCTCTGGCAGCGGCGGC encodes:
- a CDS encoding beta-galactosidase, yielding MRCADIPRPEHPEPQLERADWINLNGPWEFELDPGVSGEARGLQNAGAAFSKTINVPFCPESRLSGIANVDFMSSVWYRRTLEIPEAWQGRRVLLHFGAADYETKVWLDGEPVGDHRGGYTPFVFELTGKVKPGRGVLVVCCTDDLRAGVQPAGKQCPEYFSAGCSYTRTTGIWQTVWLEAVGRSYVKSFRVYPDLTAGAALFNASVVDPTPGLRLKAVVSAGGKKVGEAVVPAGQGAPFSVKIPKPRLWQISDPFLYDLELTLEQDGKVVDRVKSYFGMREVTVEGINVLLNGKKVFQRLVLDQGFYPEGIYTAPTDADLKRDIELSQAVGFNGARLHQKVFEPRFLYWADRLGYLCWGEFPNWGIDHASPATLERVLPEWLTELERDFNHPSIVMWTPFNETPRDTDPWLLRTVYLATKALDPTRPVHDVSGFRHVQTDIYSVHNYEGDPAKFAAFFEPFRAGGEPWRFDPEHDAPYAGQPYIVDEYGGIWWNPGQAGGPAWGYGGRPRSVEEYLQRYRGLTDALLDNPKMFGFCFTQLYDIEQEVNGIYTYERKPKFDSAVLRAINSRQAAYEK
- a CDS encoding 2-hydroxyacid dehydrogenase; the protein is MKVAFFDTRPYDKRNFEKETQIEWRFLEMRLSCESAPAANGADAVCVFVNDRVDSRCLDCLKREGVRLVALRCAGFNNVDLKHAAEIGLPVVRVPAYSPNAVAEHTVALLLCLNRKIHRAFNRVRELNFSLNGMVGFDLCGKTVGILGAGKIGRIAARIFRGFDSRVLAWDAYPDEKWAAGCGVSFAPLDEILAQADVLSLHTPLTPETHHLIGDRTIGLMKRGVYIINTSRGKLINTRALIRGLKTGQIGGVGLDVYEEEEGVFFEDLSGEVLEDDELARLLTFPNVLITSHQGFLTQEALAEITRVTVQNLAALAEGRPFLPETVLA